From Candoia aspera isolate rCanAsp1 chromosome 4, rCanAsp1.hap2, whole genome shotgun sequence, a single genomic window includes:
- the RABEP2 gene encoding rab GTPase-binding effector protein 2 yields MEEPQRVQDVGVPPAPNPPGDPDPEETIRSLQAQLAAALAEVETVRAVAAVSEGTKQEAVEAVQRRCQEEVASLQAILKDTISSYEARLSAVQRDSRENAWSRLLPRTSPLDSLEKQMEKAQEDTQRLRAIVLPMEQEIAELKAKLAHAESLVQELQGEEHSFSSSAESLVDPETVPTELPGGDHIPLAEGGVAEKFAHSLDSVSIASFSSLAPSPGPPVRRRRPPSPETASIASSTGTLVPETIYLPPAGHQLVSESEWAQLQEQVQQQREALEETAQEKANLEEALRRSNEECSKQVQVLLTQIQTSEHLLQGLQATVSETQRQTQEQMADLAASHKRLSYEVQRLSAENEGLRGMSSQNPHPADVETRSLPSTVPELQAMVHKLRQESALQLRAAEHQAERLRIEIISLRERLDEEAASQSGLQGALEREQEERELLQASLNSIQSEMERLQQGQEELNRIQMQPGVREASRLPGRPEP; encoded by the exons ATGGAAG AGCCGCAGAGGGTGCAGGATGTGGGGGTGCCCCCTGCCCCGAACCCCCCTGGGGACCCCGATCCCGAAGAGACCATCCGAAGCCTGCAGGCCCAGTTGGCAGCCGCCTTGGCAGAAGTAGAGACGGTCCGAGCTGTGGCTGCAGTGAGCGAAGGCACCAAGCAGGAGGCTGTGGAGGCTGTCCAGCGCCGGTGCCAGGAAGAGGTGGCTTCCTTGCAGGCTATCTTGAAAG ACACCATTTCCAGCTATGAGGCCCGTCTGTCAGCCGTCCAGCGCGACAGCCGGGAGAATGCTTGGAGCCGCTTGCTGCCAAGGACCAGCCCTCTGGACTCATTGGAGAAACAGATGGAAAAA gcGCAAGAGGACACTCAGCGACTCCGGGCCATTGTGCTGCCGATGGAGCAGGAAATTGCTGAGCTGAAAGCAAAACTGGCCCATGCTGAGAGTCTGGTTCAGGAGCTGCAGGGTGAGGAG CATTCCTTCAGTAGCTCAGCTGAATCCCTTGTTGATCCTGAGACTGTGCCCACTGAATTGCCTGGAGGTGACCACATTCCTTTGGCAGAAGGAGGAGTAGCAGAGAAGTTTGCCCATAGCCTGGACAGTGTCTCCATTGCTTCATTTTCCTCCTTGGCACCAAGTCCTGGGCCTCCTGTCCGGCGCAGACGTCCTCCAAGTCCTGAGACTGCTTCCATTGCCTCCTCAACTGGGACCTTGGTGCCTGAGACTATTTATCTACCGCCAGCTGGACACCAGCTTGTATCTGAATCAGAGTGGGCTCAACTCCAAGAACAG GTGCAGCAACAACGTGAAGCTCTGGAGGAAACAGCACAGGAGAAAGCTAACTTGGAGGAAGCCCTAAGACGTAGCAACGAAGAGTGCAGTAAGCAG GTCCAGGTTCTTTTGACCCAGATCCAGACATCAGAGCACCTTCTCCAAGGCCTCCAAGCCACCGTGAGTGAAACCCAGCGGCAGACACAAGAGCAGATG GCTGATTTGGCTGCATCCCATAAGCGCCTCAGCTACGAAGTGCAGCGTCTCAGTGCAGAGAATGAAGGGCTGCGGGGGATGAGTTCCCAGAATCCTCACCCAGCAGATGTTGAGACTAGGAGCTTGCCCAGCACCGTGCCG GAGCTGCAAGCCATGGTGCACAAGCTGAGGCAAGAGTCTGCCTTACAGCTTCGGGCTGCAGAGCATCAGGCTGAGCGCCTGCGAATTGAAATCATATCTTTGCGGGAGCGGCTGGATGAAGAAGCAGCATCTCAGTCAGGCCTGCAGGGGGCGCTGGAGAGAGAGCAGGAAGAAAGAG AGCTTTTGCAAG CCTCCTTGAATAGTATTCAGAGTGAGATGGAAAGGCTGCAGCAAGGGCAAGAGGAGCTAAATAGAATCCAG ATGCAGCCTGGTGTGAGAGAAGCCAGCAGACTACCAGGGAGGCCAGAGCCTTAG
- the LOC134495580 gene encoding integrin alpha-M-like, with translation MGALGGFLVTFLFLGVAASGDGFDLSEALATKAPQRNPKNQDCPNDARDIVLLIDGSSSITPREFLALKLFVGLFCNFFPEDTLFSLLQFSNTFREHFDFRHFQNHRNLNNLLQHARQLGGSSYTATAIKKAVEQFTPQKGARSNAKKFLVVVTDGEKAGDPLEYAEVIPEADRARITRFAVGVGPLFSSRIVQRELHAMASHPATEHTFVLRQFSDLIDIQLKEKICASHGTTVPQPTLAPPISCASCSDPQVLQKLEQVMRALDQVKSKLDLLVAKDGKC, from the exons ATGGGAGCACTTGGAGGTTTTCTTGTCACCTTCCTTTTCCTTGGAGTAGCAG CGTCAGGAGATGGTTTTGATCTCTCTGAAGCTCTTGCCACAAAAGCTCCTCAGAGAAATCCAAAAAATCAAG ATTGTCCAAATGATGCCCGAGACATTGTGTTGCTGATTGATGGGTCAAGCAGCATTACACCTAGGGAATTCCTTGCACTGAAGTTGTTCGTTGGACTCTTCTGTAACTTCTTTCCTGAAGATACTCTG tTCTCCCTCCTGCAGTTCTCCAACACCTTTCGGGAGCATTTTGACTTCAGACATTTCCAAAACCATCGAAACCTAAACAACCTGCTACAACACGCCAGACAGCTGGGTGGCTCTTCCTACACGGCCACTGCCATCAAGAAAGCTGT GGAGCAGTTCACCCCACAGAAAGGCGCTCGCAGCAACGCCAAGAAGTTCCTGGTGGTCGTGACCGACGGGGAGAAAGCCGGGGACCCCTTGGAGTATGCAGAGGTCATCCCGGAGGCTGACAGGGCTAGAATCACACGCTTCGCTGTTGGG gttGGTCCGCTGTTCTCAAGCCGAATAGTCCAGCGGGAGCTTCACGCCATGGCTTCCCACCCTGCCACGGAGCATACCTTTGTCCTGAGACAGTTCTCAGATCTCATAGATATCCAACTGAAAGAGAAGATTTGTGCCAGTCACG GCACCACGGTTCCACAGCCCACATTAGCACCCCCGATTTCCTGTGCCTCATGCTCTGATCCCCAAGTGCTGCAGAAACTGGAGCAAGTGATGCGAGCCCTGGATCAAGTAAAATCCAAGCTGGACCTGCTTGTTGCCAAGGATGGGAAATGTTAG